ATCGTAGGGGTAGGGCGTGTAGATGTCCGGCCCGTTGCGGGTGACGACGAGGTTGTTCTCGAGGCGGAAGCCGCCGATCCCGACCTCGCCCGCATAGGGTTCGAGGTTGAAGGTCATCCCCTCCTCGAGCGGCATGGGGTCGTCGTAGGCCGCGGGGCTGAAGTAGGGAAGCTCCCAGGGGTTCGTCCCCGAGCCGTGGCCGAGGCTGTCGAGGACGTAGGGCTCGGCCGCCTTGTAGACATCCAGCGTGGTGTTGCCGACCTTCGATTCTCCGCAGGAGTCCCACACCGCGTTGTAGCACTTCTGGTGGAGGTCGATCTGCTCTTTCGTCGGGGCGATGTCGCCGCAGATCCAGGTGCGGGTGAAGTCGCCCCAGTAGCCGTTGAAGCAGGCGCCGATGTCAATGATGACGGGATCGCCCTTGCGGATGATCCGGTCGGAGGTGAACCGCCGGTAGGGGGCGGTGTAGGGACCCGAGCAGACGATGTTGGCGCACTGGGTCCACTCGCTGCCGAGGGCGGTCATCTTCTGCCAGGCGACCGAAAGCACCTCGCACTCCCGCACGCCGGGGCGGAGGTATTCGATGGCGGCGTCCATGGCGGCCTCGGTGAAGACGGTGGCCGCCTTGAGGCAGGCGATCTCATCCTGCGTCTTGATGATCTTCGCTTTCATGAGCACATCGTAGCCGTCCACGAACTCGGTCTTGGGAAAGGCCTCCTTCAGGCGCTTCTCGAGGCCGGGGGACCAGAGGTCAACGCCCACGGTCTTGCCGTCGAGGCCGCCGATGAGGCCCTTGACCCGGTCGGCCCAGTTCTTCGCCGCGTTGGCGTCGCGGAAATTCGCCCGCTCCTGAA
The nucleotide sequence above comes from bacterium. Encoded proteins:
- a CDS encoding Xaa-Pro peptidase family protein — its product is MTDKGLMGVDWEERIDFARMRKERLQRAKDALNNSNVDVLFVFRTEDCRYLTGFRSHLHPTASLGMGVCVLAKGSEPIIFSMDHDHVRARMTWLSSDQIQERANFRDANAAKNWADRVKGLIGGLDGKTVGVDLWSPGLEKRLKEAFPKTEFVDGYDVLMKAKIIKTQDEIACLKAATVFTEAAMDAAIEYLRPGVRECEVLSVAWQKMTALGSEWTQCANIVCSGPYTAPYRRFTSDRIIRKGDPVIIDIGACFNGYWGDFTRTWICGDIAPTKEQIDLHQKCYNAVWDSCGESKVGNTTLDVYKAAEPYVLDSLGHGSGTNPWELPYFSPAAYDDPMPLEEGMTFNLEPYAGEVGIGGFRLENNLVVTRNGPDIYTPYPYD